The Vespula pensylvanica isolate Volc-1 chromosome 5, ASM1446617v1, whole genome shotgun sequence genome includes a window with the following:
- the LOC122629220 gene encoding cell division cycle 7-related protein kinase-like isoform X3 produces the protein MDDLNLPTHTKEDDEDENNDKIIALKNSIPFLKELFHIHKKVGEGTFSSVYLATLKSSNGSKKYALKHLVPTCHIEKIERELLCLKQIGFSNFFSGQDHVISLELCLRNQGSVVFVMPYMRHDKFSEYIQDMTVQETRDYMKALLVALRRVHKFNIIHRDVKPSNFLYDRYNKRYLLVDFGLAQKYTTPVLNNQKSVNGTVQSIKRKRCDENSKKVSYASERMYTTDTCLCFGKPKICSLCLIKPTQAAPRAGTPGFRAPEVLLKYPLQTPAIDIWASGIIMLCILSSTQPFFRSPDDCTALAEIISIFGTQKLQHCAQKLGTIIVCTISKRSIPTINKSFRFKS, from the exons ATGGATGATTTAAATTTACCCACACATAcgaaagaagatgatgaag atgaaaataatgataagatTATTGCTCTTAAAAATAGTATACCATTCTTGAAAGAGCTCTTTCACATACATAAGAAAGTTGGAGAAGGCACATTTAGTTCCGTTTATTTAGCTACTTTGAAATCGTCTAATGGTTCTAAAAAATATGCGTTGAAACATTTGGTACCTACTTgtcatatagaaaaaatagaacgtGAATTACTATGTTTGAAGCAAATTGG attttctaatttttttagtGGTCAAGATCATGTTATCAGCTTAGAATTATGTTTAAGAAATCAAGGATCTGTTGTATTTGTAATGCCATATATGAGACATGACAAGTTCTCT GAATATATCCAAGATATGACAGTACAAGAAACAAGAGATTATATGAAAGCATTATTAGTTGCATTGCGAAGAGTacacaaatttaatataatacacagAGATGTTAAACcaagtaattttttatatgatcgttataataaaag atatttattagttGATTTTGGATTGGCTCAAAAATATACAACACCAGTATTAAATAATCAGAAATCAGTGAATGGTACAGTACagtctataaaaagaaaaagatgtgatgag AATAGCAAAAAAGTATCTTATGCTTCTGAAAGAATGTACACGACTGATACATGTTTATGTTTTGGAAAACCTAAAATTTGTTCCTTATGTTTAATTAAACCTACCCAAGCTGCACCTCGAGCAGGCACTCCAGGATTCAGAGCTCCTGAAGTGCTATTAAAATATCCATTGCAAACACCAG CAATTGATATTTGGGCAAGTGGAATAATTATGTTATGTATCCTGAGTAGTACACAACCTTTTTTTCGCTCACCTGATGATTGTACAGCTTTAGcagaaataatatctatatttggTACACAGAAATTACAACATTGTGCACAAAAATTAG GTACCATCATCGTTTGTACAATATCCAAAAGAAGCATACCAACTATTAACAAGTCTTTTAGATTTAAATCATAA
- the LOC122629220 gene encoding cell division cycle 7-related protein kinase-like isoform X2 produces MDDLNLPTHTKEDDEDENNDKIIALKNSIPFLKELFHIHKKVGEGTFSSVYLATLKSSNGSKKYALKHLVPTCHIEKIERELLCLKQIGGQDHVISLELCLRNQGSVVFVMPYMRHDKFSEYIQDMTVQETRDYMKALLVALRRVHKFNIIHRDVKPSNFLYDRYNKRYLLVDFGLAQKYTTPVLNNQKSVNGTVQSIKRKRCDENSKKVSYASERMYTTDTCLCFGKPKICSLCLIKPTQAAPRAGTPGFRAPEVLLKYPLQTPAIDIWASGIIMLCILSSTQPFFRSPDDCTALAEIISIFGTQKLQHCAQKLGKKLIVSENLPGIDLMTLCQKLQKRNRDLPHTSNCKSKVPSSFVQYPKEAYQLLTSLLDLNHKTRITAEQALDHPFFKLSL; encoded by the exons ATGGATGATTTAAATTTACCCACACATAcgaaagaagatgatgaag atgaaaataatgataagatTATTGCTCTTAAAAATAGTATACCATTCTTGAAAGAGCTCTTTCACATACATAAGAAAGTTGGAGAAGGCACATTTAGTTCCGTTTATTTAGCTACTTTGAAATCGTCTAATGGTTCTAAAAAATATGCGTTGAAACATTTGGTACCTACTTgtcatatagaaaaaatagaacgtGAATTACTATGTTTGAAGCAAATTGG tGGTCAAGATCATGTTATCAGCTTAGAATTATGTTTAAGAAATCAAGGATCTGTTGTATTTGTAATGCCATATATGAGACATGACAAGTTCTCT GAATATATCCAAGATATGACAGTACAAGAAACAAGAGATTATATGAAAGCATTATTAGTTGCATTGCGAAGAGTacacaaatttaatataatacacagAGATGTTAAACcaagtaattttttatatgatcgttataataaaag atatttattagttGATTTTGGATTGGCTCAAAAATATACAACACCAGTATTAAATAATCAGAAATCAGTGAATGGTACAGTACagtctataaaaagaaaaagatgtgatgag AATAGCAAAAAAGTATCTTATGCTTCTGAAAGAATGTACACGACTGATACATGTTTATGTTTTGGAAAACCTAAAATTTGTTCCTTATGTTTAATTAAACCTACCCAAGCTGCACCTCGAGCAGGCACTCCAGGATTCAGAGCTCCTGAAGTGCTATTAAAATATCCATTGCAAACACCAG CAATTGATATTTGGGCAAGTGGAATAATTATGTTATGTATCCTGAGTAGTACACAACCTTTTTTTCGCTCACCTGATGATTGTACAGCTTTAGcagaaataatatctatatttggTACACAGAAATTACAACATTGTGCACAAAAATTAG GTAAAAAGCTTATTGTTAGTGAAAATTTACCAGGAATTGATTTAATGACATTATGtcaaaaattgcaaaaaagaaatagagatttACCACATACCAGTAATTGTAAAAGCAAG GTACCATCATCGTTTGTACAATATCCAAAAGAAGCATACCAACTATTAACAAGTCTTTTAGATTTAAATCATAAAACTCGAATTACAGCAGAACAAGCTTTAGATCatccattttttaaattatcattgtaa
- the LOC122629220 gene encoding cell division cycle 7-related protein kinase-like isoform X1 yields the protein MDDLNLPTHTKEDDEDENNDKIIALKNSIPFLKELFHIHKKVGEGTFSSVYLATLKSSNGSKKYALKHLVPTCHIEKIERELLCLKQIGFSNFFSGQDHVISLELCLRNQGSVVFVMPYMRHDKFSEYIQDMTVQETRDYMKALLVALRRVHKFNIIHRDVKPSNFLYDRYNKRYLLVDFGLAQKYTTPVLNNQKSVNGTVQSIKRKRCDENSKKVSYASERMYTTDTCLCFGKPKICSLCLIKPTQAAPRAGTPGFRAPEVLLKYPLQTPAIDIWASGIIMLCILSSTQPFFRSPDDCTALAEIISIFGTQKLQHCAQKLGKKLIVSENLPGIDLMTLCQKLQKRNRDLPHTSNCKSKVPSSFVQYPKEAYQLLTSLLDLNHKTRITAEQALDHPFFKLSL from the exons ATGGATGATTTAAATTTACCCACACATAcgaaagaagatgatgaag atgaaaataatgataagatTATTGCTCTTAAAAATAGTATACCATTCTTGAAAGAGCTCTTTCACATACATAAGAAAGTTGGAGAAGGCACATTTAGTTCCGTTTATTTAGCTACTTTGAAATCGTCTAATGGTTCTAAAAAATATGCGTTGAAACATTTGGTACCTACTTgtcatatagaaaaaatagaacgtGAATTACTATGTTTGAAGCAAATTGG attttctaatttttttagtGGTCAAGATCATGTTATCAGCTTAGAATTATGTTTAAGAAATCAAGGATCTGTTGTATTTGTAATGCCATATATGAGACATGACAAGTTCTCT GAATATATCCAAGATATGACAGTACAAGAAACAAGAGATTATATGAAAGCATTATTAGTTGCATTGCGAAGAGTacacaaatttaatataatacacagAGATGTTAAACcaagtaattttttatatgatcgttataataaaag atatttattagttGATTTTGGATTGGCTCAAAAATATACAACACCAGTATTAAATAATCAGAAATCAGTGAATGGTACAGTACagtctataaaaagaaaaagatgtgatgag AATAGCAAAAAAGTATCTTATGCTTCTGAAAGAATGTACACGACTGATACATGTTTATGTTTTGGAAAACCTAAAATTTGTTCCTTATGTTTAATTAAACCTACCCAAGCTGCACCTCGAGCAGGCACTCCAGGATTCAGAGCTCCTGAAGTGCTATTAAAATATCCATTGCAAACACCAG CAATTGATATTTGGGCAAGTGGAATAATTATGTTATGTATCCTGAGTAGTACACAACCTTTTTTTCGCTCACCTGATGATTGTACAGCTTTAGcagaaataatatctatatttggTACACAGAAATTACAACATTGTGCACAAAAATTAG GTAAAAAGCTTATTGTTAGTGAAAATTTACCAGGAATTGATTTAATGACATTATGtcaaaaattgcaaaaaagaaatagagatttACCACATACCAGTAATTGTAAAAGCAAG GTACCATCATCGTTTGTACAATATCCAAAAGAAGCATACCAACTATTAACAAGTCTTTTAGATTTAAATCATAAAACTCGAATTACAGCAGAACAAGCTTTAGATCatccattttttaaattatcattgtaa